In Acidaminococcus fermentans DSM 20731, one genomic interval encodes:
- a CDS encoding xanthine phosphoribosyltransferase yields the protein MAEYNLLQKKILADGTIKSGDVLKVDSFLNHQIDVPFISKLGKEFYELFKDRPISKILTIEASGIGIACLTAVHFRVPVLFAKKSAGSNMDKDVYSTEIRSFTHNKVNHVVVSKKYLNAGDHVLIIDDFLANGCAVEGLIDLVHQAGAEVEGVGIAIEKGFQGGGDALRKKGYDVKSLAIIEKMDAASGTIVFR from the coding sequence ATGGCAGAGTACAATTTACTGCAGAAGAAAATCCTGGCGGACGGGACCATTAAAAGCGGCGATGTGTTGAAGGTGGACAGTTTCCTGAACCACCAGATCGATGTGCCTTTCATCAGCAAGCTGGGGAAGGAATTCTACGAACTGTTCAAGGACCGGCCCATCAGCAAGATCCTGACCATCGAGGCTTCCGGCATCGGCATTGCCTGTCTGACGGCGGTCCATTTCCGGGTGCCCGTGCTCTTTGCCAAGAAAAGCGCCGGCAGCAACATGGACAAGGACGTCTACAGCACGGAAATCAGATCCTTCACCCACAACAAGGTGAACCATGTAGTGGTTTCCAAGAAATACCTGAATGCCGGAGATCACGTACTGATCATCGATGACTTCCTGGCCAACGGCTGTGCGGTGGAAGGCCTTATCGACCTGGTCCACCAGGCTGGTGCCGAAGTGGAAGGAGTGGGCATTGCCATCGAAAAAGGCTTCCAGGGGGGCGGCGATGCCCTGCGGAAGAAAGGCTACGATGTAAAGAGCCTGGCCATCATTGAAAAAATGGATGCCGCATCCGGCACCATCGTATTCCGGTAA